In Stigmatella erecta, a genomic segment contains:
- a CDS encoding M20/M25/M40 family metallo-hydrolase, which produces MKLKGLAPAALLLWGAAPAFAHGTAVARPIQQPAEDRELWITLATDSLDEVQATLRASGMAPSTLPRTQNSVSMMKVRESALFRISELMHERYKRCAGFLAHETEAEATEAMKRAGAPELPYLTAVDYTLDNADTVNALIADLHEPNVLATISTLSSFPTRYYKSATGAEAALKLKQIWSDYAASRPDVTVEEFVHTNYNQRSIILTIPGTTKASEVVVLGGHLDSTVSSSGSNPNAASPGADDDASGIASLTEVIRTALAQNYRPERTVKFIGYAAEEAGLLGSQDIAKKHKSQGINVVGVLQLDMTNFQGTANVDVGLITDYTNVAQNTFLRNIIGTYTGLVIRDTKCNYGCSDHASWHGQGFPASFPFEATFADSNDYIHTASDTLAQSGNNANHALKFSKIAAAYLAELAKGPVQSTAGDTQAPTVALTGPSTAAPLVGPVTLTATASDNVGVTRVDFLVDGAVKGSDTTAPYSFVWDTATVTNGAHTLAVRALDARQNAGSGTPLTVTVNNPSTAAELHPTLKAPACTTVNAKCDSGTLLVGRGTLGPERSAPNTINSACADQSSGSFHVDESNDRLVVSTVDGTPFAPGKTVKIEATVWAYASGPSADKLDLYYAADATAPVWVSLGTLTPTSGRAQTLTKTYTLPTGGALQAVRARFRYEGAAEKLACGTGKYDDHDDLVFAVTK; this is translated from the coding sequence ATGAAGCTCAAAGGTCTTGCCCCGGCAGCGCTGCTGCTGTGGGGCGCAGCTCCCGCATTCGCGCACGGCACCGCCGTGGCCCGTCCCATCCAGCAGCCCGCCGAGGACCGGGAGCTGTGGATCACCCTGGCCACGGACTCGCTCGATGAGGTGCAGGCCACGCTGCGCGCCTCGGGCATGGCGCCCTCCACGTTGCCGCGCACGCAGAACAGCGTGTCGATGATGAAGGTGCGCGAGTCGGCGCTCTTCCGCATCTCCGAGCTGATGCACGAGCGCTACAAGCGCTGCGCGGGCTTCCTGGCCCACGAGACGGAGGCGGAGGCCACCGAGGCGATGAAGCGGGCCGGAGCCCCGGAGCTGCCCTACCTGACCGCCGTGGACTACACGCTGGACAACGCGGACACGGTGAACGCGCTCATCGCGGACCTGCACGAGCCGAACGTGCTGGCCACCATCAGCACCCTGTCCAGCTTCCCGACGCGCTACTACAAGTCGGCCACGGGCGCGGAAGCGGCCCTGAAGCTGAAGCAGATCTGGTCGGACTACGCCGCGTCCCGGCCGGATGTCACGGTCGAGGAGTTCGTCCACACGAACTACAACCAGCGCTCCATCATCCTGACCATCCCGGGCACCACCAAGGCCAGCGAGGTGGTGGTGCTGGGCGGGCACCTGGACTCGACGGTGAGCTCCAGCGGCTCCAACCCGAACGCGGCGTCGCCCGGCGCGGACGACGATGCCTCGGGCATCGCGTCGCTCACCGAGGTGATCCGCACCGCGCTGGCGCAGAACTACCGGCCCGAGCGCACGGTGAAGTTCATCGGCTACGCGGCGGAGGAGGCGGGCCTGCTGGGCTCGCAGGACATCGCCAAGAAGCACAAGAGCCAGGGCATCAACGTGGTGGGCGTGCTGCAACTGGACATGACCAACTTCCAGGGAACGGCCAACGTCGACGTCGGCCTCATCACCGACTACACGAACGTGGCGCAGAACACGTTCCTGCGCAACATCATCGGCACGTACACCGGCCTCGTCATCAGGGACACCAAGTGCAACTACGGGTGCTCGGATCACGCCTCGTGGCACGGCCAGGGCTTCCCGGCGTCCTTCCCCTTCGAGGCCACCTTCGCCGACAGCAATGACTACATCCACACGGCGAGCGACACGCTGGCGCAGAGCGGCAACAACGCGAACCACGCGCTGAAGTTCTCGAAGATCGCGGCCGCCTACCTGGCGGAGCTGGCCAAGGGCCCGGTGCAGAGCACCGCCGGGGACACCCAGGCCCCCACGGTGGCGCTCACCGGTCCGTCCACAGCCGCCCCCCTGGTGGGCCCGGTGACGCTCACCGCCACCGCGTCCGACAACGTGGGCGTGACGCGGGTGGACTTCCTCGTGGACGGTGCCGTGAAGGGCTCGGACACCACCGCCCCCTACAGCTTCGTCTGGGACACGGCCACCGTCACCAACGGGGCGCACACCCTGGCCGTGAGGGCCCTGGACGCCCGGCAGAACGCGGGCTCGGGCACCCCCCTCACGGTGACGGTGAACAACCCGAGCACCGCGGCGGAGCTGCACCCCACGCTGAAGGCGCCCGCGTGCACCACGGTGAACGCCAAGTGCGACTCGGGCACCCTGCTCGTGGGCCGCGGCACCCTGGGGCCCGAGCGCAGCGCGCCCAACACCATCAACAGCGCGTGCGCGGATCAGTCCTCGGGGAGCTTCCACGTGGACGAGTCGAATGACCGGCTCGTCGTGTCGACGGTGGACGGCACGCCGTTCGCGCCGGGCAAGACGGTGAAGATCGAAGCCACGGTGTGGGCCTACGCCAGCGGTCCGTCCGCGGACAAGCTGGACCTGTACTACGCGGCGGATGCCACCGCGCCGGTGTGGGTCTCGCTGGGCACGCTGACGCCCACGAGCGGCCGGGCGCAGACGCTGACGAAGACGTACACGCTGCCCACGGGCGGCGCGCTGCAGGCGGTGCGGGCGCGCTTCCGGTACGAGGGGGCCGCGGAAAAGCTCGCCTGTGGCACCGGCAAGTACGACGACCACGACGACCTGGTGTTCGCCGTCACGAAGTAA